One Gossypium raimondii isolate GPD5lz chromosome 3, ASM2569854v1, whole genome shotgun sequence genomic window carries:
- the LOC105796794 gene encoding S-adenosylmethionine decarboxylase proenzyme 4: MAVSGFEGFEKRLELHFFGDDNDPTVTTMGLRLLDFESLENVLRVVQCTVVSAVGNHFFDAYVLSESSLFVYPTKIIIKTCGTTQLLKSIRPLIHLAKNLGLTICGCRYTRGTFIFPKSQPFPHINFKQEVIYIEENLPNNLCFRKASVMPSKNPSYSWHVFSSASDNGAHFSDGEFTVEVCMTELDRVLARKFFKTGGDSAAKEMTDLTGIGNINPRALICDFVFDPCGYSMNGVDGDRYSTIHVTPEDGFSYASFEYVGSVYDDQDDIVETLKKAVQVFKPATVSVSTTSHRREVWTRVAHAMEPLGLKCRSFAMDEFPTAGTVVFQTFTAARRK; the protein is encoded by the coding sequence atGGCTGTTTCAGGTTTCGAAGGGTTTGAGAAACGCTTAGAGCTCCATTTCTTTGGGGACGATAATGATCCAACGGTCACCACAATGGGACTTAGGCTGCTTGATTTTGAATCACTGGAAAATGTGTTACGTGTCGTTCAATGCACTGTCGTTTCGGCTGTCGGGAACCATTTCTTCGATGCTTACGTGTTGTCTGAATCCAGTTTGTTTGTTTACCCCACTAAGATCATCATCAAAACATGTGGGACCACTCAGTTACTCAAATCGATTCGGCCGTTGATTCACTTGGCCAAAAATCTCGGCCTTACGATATGCGGGTGTAGGTACACCCGAGGTACTTTCATCTTCCCTAAATCACAGCCTTTCCCTCATATTAACTTCAAACAAGAAGTTATTTACATTGAAGAAAATCTCCCCAACAATCTTTGCTTTCGAAAAGCTTCCGTTATGCCTTCCAAGAACCCTTCCTATTCGTGGCATGTTTTCTCCTCCGCTTCTGACAATGGAGCTCATTTCTCCGACGGTGAATTCACCGTCGAAGTTTGCATGACGGAGCTCGACCGAGTCTTGGCTCGGAAATTCTTCAAAACCGGTGGAGACTCAGCTGCTAAAGAAATGACCGACTTGACTGGGATCGGCAACATTAACCCTCGAGCTTTGATTTGCGATTTCGTGTTTGATCCTTGTGGGTACTCCATGAATGGCGTCGACGGTGATCGGTACTCCACGATCCATGTCACACCTGAAGATGGGTTCAGTTACGCTAGCTTCGAGTATGTTGGGTCCGTTTACGATGACCAAGACGACATTGTTGAGACCTTGAAGAAGGCGGTTCAAGTTTTCAAGCCGGCGACGGTTTCTGTTTCAACGACGAGCCATCGCCGTGAAGTTTGGACCAGGGTAGCTCATGCCATGGAACCATTAGGACTCAAATGCCGGAGTTTCGCTATGGATGAGTTCCCCACCGCCGGTACTGTCGTCTTCCAAACGTTCACGGCGGCTCGCCGGAAATAA